A stretch of DNA from Candidatus Flexicrinis affinis:
GCGCTGCTGTACGTCAACCCGTACAAGGGCATCACCGAGGAGGCCGTGCGCGATTGGGTCGCCCGCGCCAAGCTCAACCCGGCCGCGACCGAAGGCACGGTCGAGATTCTGCTCAAGCTGTACCGCTGCTTCAAGGACGGCGACTGCGATCTGGCAGAGATCAACCCGCTGATCCTGACCACCGACGGTGTCGTGCGCGCGCTGGATGCGAAGGTGAGTCTCGACAACGCCGCCGAAGACCGTCATCCCGAGTGGGAGGCGTTCAAGGGCCTCGAGGTCATGGACGAGCGCGAGCGCCTCGCCAAAGAGAAGGACTTGCAGTACGTGGGCCTGTCCGGCACGGTTGGGATCATCGCCAACGGCGCCGGCCTCGCCATGAGCACGGTCGACATCGTCAATCAGGTCGGCGGCGCGCCGGCCAACTTCCTCGACATTGGCGGCGGCGCGAATGCGGAAGTCGTCGCCAACGCGCTCACGGTCATCAACACCGACCCCAACGTCAAGTCGATCCTGATCAACATCTTCGGCGGCATCACCCGCTGTGACGAGGTCGCGCGCGGAATCGTGCAGGCGCTCGACATGATCGAACACACCGCGC
This window harbors:
- the sucC gene encoding ADP-forming succinate--CoA ligase subunit beta, whose amino-acid sequence is MDLFEYQGKLYFRQFGIPTSAGEVADTVDEAVAAAEKIGYPVVVKAQVQVGGRGKAGGIKLADSPDEVRLHAGNILGMDIKGHVVRRLWIEKASDIAEEYYASFTLDRSRKQHMGMLSAQGGVDIEAVAAKDPDAIALLYVNPYKGITEEAVRDWVARAKLNPAATEGTVEILLKLYRCFKDGDCDLAEINPLILTTDGVVRALDAKVSLDNAAEDRHPEWEAFKGLEVMDERERLAKEKDLQYVGLSGTVGIIANGAGLAMSTVDIVNQVGGAPANFLDIGGGANAEVVANALTVINTDPNVKSILINIFGGITRCDEVARGIVQALDMIEHTAPIIIRLDGTNAPEGRAILEQHESDTLRMLPDMLTAAKQAVATAAQ